One genomic window of Thermococcus indicus includes the following:
- the guaA gene encoding glutamine-hydrolyzing GMP synthase, producing MWERFIEEKVEEIKKTVGDGKAIIALSGGVDSSVAAVLAHKAIGDKLHAVFVNTGFMRKGEPEFVVKTFRDEFGLNLHYVDASERFFSELKGVTDPEEKRKIIGRVFIEAFEEVAREIDAGFLIQGTIAPDWIESKGKIKSHHNVGGLPERLNLKLIEPLRDLYKDEVRELGKELGLPEKIYNRMPFPGPGLAVRVLGEVTPEKVAIVREANAIVEEEIEKAGLKPWQAFAVLLGVKTVGVQGDIRAYKETIAVRVVESLDGMTANAMNVPFEVLQRIAFRITSEIPEVGRVLYDITNKPPATIEFE from the coding sequence ATGTGGGAGAGGTTCATCGAGGAGAAAGTTGAGGAAATAAAGAAGACGGTCGGCGATGGTAAGGCGATAATAGCGCTCTCCGGCGGCGTTGACAGCTCCGTTGCGGCCGTGCTCGCTCACAAGGCCATAGGTGATAAGCTCCACGCGGTCTTCGTCAACACCGGCTTCATGCGGAAGGGTGAACCTGAATTCGTCGTCAAAACATTCCGCGACGAATTTGGACTCAACCTGCACTACGTCGATGCCAGCGAGAGGTTCTTCAGCGAGCTCAAGGGTGTCACCGATCCCGAGGAGAAGAGGAAGATAATAGGCAGGGTCTTCATTGAGGCCTTTGAAGAGGTAGCGAGGGAGATCGACGCCGGGTTCCTAATCCAGGGGACGATAGCCCCGGACTGGATCGAGAGCAAGGGCAAGATTAAGAGCCACCACAATGTTGGTGGACTGCCCGAGAGGCTCAACCTCAAGCTGATAGAGCCGCTCCGCGACCTCTACAAGGACGAGGTAAGGGAGCTGGGCAAAGAACTCGGTCTGCCTGAGAAGATATACAACCGCATGCCCTTCCCGGGGCCGGGGTTGGCAGTTAGGGTCCTCGGCGAAGTTACGCCGGAGAAGGTTGCCATCGTAAGAGAGGCGAACGCCATAGTCGAGGAGGAGATCGAGAAGGCCGGTCTAAAGCCCTGGCAGGCCTTCGCCGTTCTGCTGGGGGTGAAGACGGTCGGCGTTCAGGGCGACATAAGGGCCTACAAGGAAACGATAGCGGTTCGTGTGGTTGAGAGCCTTGACGGCATGACGGCCAACGCAATGAACGTTCCCTTCGAGGTCCTCCAGAGGATAGCCTTCAGGATAACGAGCGAGATACCCGAGGTTGGAAGGGTGCTCTACGACATCACCAACAAGCCCCCGGCAACGATTGAGTTTGAGTGA
- a CDS encoding antitoxin family protein has protein sequence MGEIIEVVYENGVLRPLKPLKLKEGQRLRVRILSTGLAGFLRSVEGELERPAEDPLEILARVRE, from the coding sequence ATGGGGGAGATTATCGAGGTGGTTTACGAGAACGGCGTGCTGAGGCCGCTGAAGCCCCTCAAGCTCAAGGAAGGGCAGAGACTCAGGGTGAGGATTCTGAGCACTGGGTTGGCCGGATTCCTCAGGAGCGTCGAGGGGGAACTTGAAAGACCAGCGGAGGATCCCCTCGAAATCTTGGCACGGGTGAGGGAGTAG
- a CDS encoding type II toxin-antitoxin system VapC family toxin, which produces MRFVVDASLLIDAFSKFNEERRRLALKVFEAIEGHEIYVPRICMIEFVNVLSRFTPEEKVRGFLEVFDFFNLVGESEFFDEAVELAFGLHSRAADTYYISTAMIVGGILLTNDRRMVENARGSGLDVYYILEESDAFFKLLEVSG; this is translated from the coding sequence ATGAGGTTCGTCGTTGACGCTTCCCTACTCATTGACGCTTTCTCCAAATTTAACGAGGAACGGCGAAGGCTTGCGCTGAAGGTCTTTGAAGCGATTGAAGGCCACGAGATCTACGTTCCCAGGATATGCATGATCGAGTTCGTGAACGTCCTGTCCAGGTTTACACCGGAGGAAAAGGTCAGGGGTTTCCTGGAGGTTTTCGATTTCTTTAACCTGGTTGGGGAAAGTGAGTTCTTTGACGAGGCCGTTGAACTGGCCTTTGGGCTTCATTCGAGGGCGGCTGACACTTACTACATTTCAACCGCGATGATTGTTGGAGGCATTCTGCTGACCAATGACAGGAGAATGGTAGAGAATGCCAGAGGTTCAGGCCTTGACGTGTATTACATCCTCGAAGAATCCGATGCCTTCTTCAAACTCCTGGAGGTGAGCGGATGA
- a CDS encoding GMP synthase subunit A: MIVIMDNGGQYVHRIWRTLRYLGVEAKIIPNTTPLEGIKAMKPKGIIFSGGPDIEKTGNCSAILEHYDEFNVPILGICLGHQLIAKHFGGKVGKGEKAEYSLVEIEILEENDLFKGFPERLRVWESHMDEVKELPEGFRLLARSETCPVEAMKHESLPIYGVQFHPEVAHTERGADIYRNFAELCGEL; this comes from the coding sequence ATGATAGTCATAATGGACAACGGCGGGCAATACGTCCACAGGATATGGAGGACTCTGAGATACCTCGGCGTTGAGGCAAAGATAATCCCCAACACGACACCTCTCGAGGGGATAAAGGCAATGAAGCCGAAGGGCATAATCTTCTCTGGCGGCCCGGACATCGAGAAGACCGGCAACTGCTCCGCCATCCTGGAGCACTACGACGAGTTCAACGTCCCCATCCTTGGCATATGCCTCGGCCACCAGCTGATAGCGAAGCACTTTGGCGGGAAGGTTGGAAAGGGAGAAAAGGCCGAGTACAGCCTCGTTGAGATTGAAATCCTTGAGGAGAATGACCTCTTTAAGGGCTTCCCAGAGAGGCTCAGGGTCTGGGAGAGCCACATGGACGAGGTGAAGGAGCTTCCTGAGGGCTTCAGGCTCTTGGCCAGGAGTGAGACCTGTCCGGTCGAGGCCATGAAGCATGAGAGCCTTCCAATCTACGGCGTTCAGTTCCATCCGGAGGTTGCCCACACGGAGAGGGGGGCGGATATATACCGCAACTTTGCGGAGCTCTGCGGGGAGCTTTAG
- a CDS encoding TonB-dependent receptor encodes MGDSLGHTVYYSTRIERWNEFREFLENVCEGLGFHFLEGEDAVIVLPECHGVEPLEIKKNGEGFVKTNLVEPCHSVYLLVLHSVSSFGSVELWED; translated from the coding sequence TTGGGTGATAGCTTGGGACACACGGTGTACTACAGCACCAGGATTGAAAGGTGGAATGAGTTCAGGGAGTTCCTGGAAAATGTCTGTGAGGGACTCGGCTTCCATTTCCTTGAGGGCGAGGATGCAGTCATAGTCCTCCCGGAATGCCACGGTGTCGAGCCCCTGGAGATAAAGAAAAACGGTGAGGGATTCGTCAAGACGAACCTCGTCGAGCCCTGCCACTCGGTATATCTCCTCGTGCTTCATTCGGTTTCTTCCTTCGGTTCGGTCGAGCTCTGGGAGGACTGA
- a CDS encoding DUF2101 family protein: protein MNPLEFLYNIGERAEVLSKRIMEIIKPFPNEKPSAFRVTRHLMREGLSIHELLSLNLQMTFVVYLILNLLIILIGLKWYWLLGIYIIYLLYTRLIIVKNWEFFVDPEPYRFFYYTISFLSLLAFLGYSLLRELSPGIYYYYGYIVAVALTVFLFRHYFKSKYGRDYTYGIVEEIKGGLVRVFIHDDIAANIKPGFYWLPAVEEAEPGRVVKVLAEDRTFRSARPVRILEVYLGQSSQSSTEPKEETE, encoded by the coding sequence ATGAACCCCCTAGAATTTCTATACAACATTGGGGAAAGGGCAGAAGTTCTCTCAAAGAGAATCATGGAGATTATCAAACCATTCCCTAATGAAAAACCATCAGCTTTTAGGGTTACAAGACACTTAATGAGGGAAGGGCTAAGCATCCATGAACTACTGAGTCTGAATCTACAAATGACTTTTGTTGTTTACCTTATCTTAAACCTACTTATAATCCTCATAGGGCTTAAGTGGTACTGGTTGCTAGGTATTTACATCATCTATCTTTTGTATACTAGATTGATAATAGTCAAAAATTGGGAATTTTTTGTTGATCCAGAACCATACAGGTTCTTTTATTATACTATCTCATTTTTATCTCTCCTCGCCTTCTTGGGCTATTCTCTGCTTAGGGAACTCTCCCCCGGGATCTACTATTACTACGGCTACATAGTGGCCGTCGCGCTCACGGTCTTTCTCTTCCGCCATTATTTCAAAAGCAAATACGGGAGGGACTACACCTACGGCATCGTTGAAGAGATTAAAGGTGGCCTCGTTAGGGTCTTCATCCACGACGACATAGCGGCCAACATCAAGCCGGGCTTCTACTGGCTCCCGGCGGTCGAGGAAGCGGAGCCTGGAAGAGTTGTGAAGGTTCTCGCAGAGGATAGAACCTTCAGGAGCGCCAGACCCGTAAGGATACTGGAAGTATACCTTGGTCAGTCCTCCCAGAGCTCGACCGAACCGAAGGAAGAAACCGAATGA